Genomic DNA from Candidatus Sulfurimonas marisnigri:
GTTGTGAATATGCTGATGGTGTTGAGCAGTTGGCGATAGACAGAGCATGTAAACTTTTTGGATGTAACTATGCTAATGTTCAACCACACTCTGGTTCACAGGCAAATGGTGCTGTTTATGCCGGTCTTTTAAAGGCTGGAGATAAACTTCTAGGCATGGACTTAAGTCATGGTGGTCATTTAACTCACGGTTCAAAACCTAGTTTTTCTGGTCAAAACTATCACTCATTCACTTATGGTGTTGAACTTGATGGTCGTATTAACTATGACAGAGTAATGGATATTGCTCAAATAGTTAAACCTAAAATAATTGTATGTGGTGCCTCTGCTTACGCCAGAGAGATTGACTTCAAAAAATTCCGCGAAATAGCTGACGCTGTTGGTGCAATTTTATTTGCTGATATTGCACACATTGCTGGTTTAGTTGCAGCAGGCGAACACCCTAGCCCATTTCCATACGCTGATGTTGTAACTACTACAACTCATAAAACTCTTGCAGGTCCAAGAGGCGGTATGATTATGACTAACGACGAAGATATTGCTAAAAAAATGAACTCTGCTATCTTCCCTGCCCTTCAAGGTGGACCACTTGTACATGTAATTGCTGCAAAAGCAGTTGGTTTTAAATACAACCTATCAGCAGAATGGAAAGAATACGCTAAACAAGTAAAAGCTAATGCTAAAATACTTGGTGAGGTTATGGTTAAAAGAGGTTATGACGTAGTTAGTGGTGGTACTGACAATCACTTAATCTTAGTATCTTTCGTTGGTACTGAAATAAGCGGTAAAGATGCAGACATAGCTCTAGGAAACGCCGGTATAACTATCAATAAAAACACTGTTCCAGGTGAGACAAGAAGTCCTTTTGTAACTTCAGGTATTAGAGTTGGTTCACCTGCTCTTACTTCTCGTGGAATGAAAGAAAAAGAGTTTGAATATATTGCAAATAAAATGGCAGATGTTTTAGACGATATTAATAACACTCAGCTACAAGCAACGATAAAAGAAGAGCTAAAAGCCTTGGCTCAAAATTTTGTAATATACAATCAATCAACTTACTAGGAATATTAATACATGACTTCTATGGATTTGAAACTGATAAAAATGGTAAGCAACCACTACTGGCTTAAAAAAGAGACCGTAGTGGATAAGCTTACTTATAAAGGCCGTACTTTTTATAATAAATTTGAAAAAGTAAATGCAACTTTATCACAGGCAATTATAAGCCAACATCTAAAAGGTGATATAACCGTTGCTCATTCGATAGTTAACTCTCACGGAAAAGTTGAAAATATTGTAATAGACTATAATGGCAGAGACCCTGAACGTTTTTACCATAAGGCACAACTTTTACTTCGTGAAGAGGGGTATATAAACTTTACAGCTTATAAAACAAAGACAGAAGGACACCTTCACGTATATATACATAAAGGTCATACAACACTGCAAGAAGCTATACAACTTGGTAAAATGATTTCTATGAAACTAGCTGCAAAACAGCCAAAACAGTGGAAAATGTTTCCAAGCGATGATATACCAGATGAATATAATATTTTAACTCTACCATATGAAGTGTATGCTAAAGAGCGTGGAGCATCTTGGTCAAAGCACATGTAGCTTTATTGCTAAGCGTGAGCAATACTTCAAAATATATGTAATCTTAACAAGTTTTTGGTATTATTAGTCTAAACAATTTAAAAGGGGTAACTTATGGAAGAAAAAAATGAATTAAACGATATTATTTTAAATAAAGGTGGTGCTACTGCAGGTAACAAGAAAGTTGTTTTAGCAGTTGCTACTTTAGGAGTTATTTTAATTGTTGTAGTTATGCTAATGAATACTCTGACATCAAATGGCACGGACAATCTTCCTCAAGCAGTGCTTCCCCCTGAACCACAAAAGAAACAAACTAAAGCAATGGAAGAAGAGCCTCTTTTTGAAGAAGTTAAAGTTGTTCAAGATGCTGATCAAAATAGTGATTCCCTTGATAAAATTGCAAAAAAACTTAAAGAAGAGAGTCAAAAAGAGAATACTTCAGTTATTGAAAAAGATATAATAACAAAAGAAATTACTAAGCCAAAAACCATAATAAAAGAGCGTAAAAAAATAACTGCTAAGAAAGTTCCTGAAGCTAAAACAGCGTCTTCACAAAATTACTATATTCAAGTTGGATCTTTTTCTAAATATAAGCCGAATAAAAAATTCTTGGACTCTATAACAAATAAAGGGTTTAAATACAAATTTCATGAGGTAACTCGAAATTCTAAAACATTAAATAAAGTTTTAGTTGGTCCTTTTGCATCTGAGCAAGAAGCGAGAGAAGCTCTTAGAACAATAAGAAGTTCTATTGAAGCTGGTGCATTTTTAACTAAAATATAATAGATGATATATTCTAAACAATTTATTCAAGACCAATTAGCTCCAATTGCTGTTTATGCACAACTAAAGAGTATGTTTAAAGGTGAGATTTCTTATCTTTTTGAGAGTGCTGGACAAAGTGATGGAAATTATAGCTTTATATGTATCGGTGCAAGAGAGAGACTTCAATATATAGATAATCAAACTATTTATACAGATGCAACTGGGGCTACACATCTTAAAGATGAATCTCCTTTTACCTTTTTAAAAGATTATTACAAAAAAATAGACACAACAATATATAAAAAAGCCACAACAGAGTTAAAAATTGGTTATGTTGATGGTTTTATAGGCTATATCGGCTATGACATGGTAAAAGTGTTTGAACCAAAACTTAATTCAAATATGGATAATTTAGTAGATGAGCTTAACACTCCTGATTTAGATCTTATTCTTCCAAAAATAATTTTAGTATATTCACATAAAAACCACCAACTCACTCTAGTTAGTACTTTAAAAGAGAGTGCTGAAAAGTTTGATATGATTGAGAATGAGCTTAAAAACTCTTATGAATATATTCATATGAAAAAAAATATTGGAGAAGACAAAGGAAGTTTTGCACACTCCAAAGAGCATTTCTTTAAAATGGTTGACGACTCTAAAGAGATGATAAAAAGTGGAGATGTTTTTCAGATTCTAATGACAAACCGCTTTACCAGAAATATAAAAGTTGATCCATTTAGTTTTTATAGAATTTTAAGAACTAAGAACCCATCTCCGTATATGTTTTTGATGGAATATGAAGACTTTAATATTGTTGGAAGCTCTCCTGAAGTTATGGTAAGACTAACAAATGGCAAACTTCTCCTTCGTCCTATTGCTGGAACTCGTAAAAGAGGCAATACTAGAGAGAGAGATAAAGAGCTTGAAATAGAACTACTTCATGATCCAAAAGAGTTGTCTGAACATCTTATGCTTATTGACCTAGGCAGAAATGATGTTAGCAGAGTAGCTAAAACGGGAAGTGTAAAAGTTGAGGACATGATGCATATAGAACGTTTCTCACATGTAATGCATATTGTATCAGATGTAACAGCTGAGCTTGATGAAAACAAAGATATGTTTGACCTATTTATGGCAACTTTTACAGCTGGGACTATGACTGGCGCTCCAAAAATTAGAGCGATGGAGCTTATTGCTGAGTATGAAGGCTTAAAAAGAGGCTTCTATAGTGGAAGTGTAGGCTACTTTGGTTTCGATGGAAATATGGATAGTGCAATTACAATTAGAACAGCTATGGTAAAAGAAGACAAGGTTGTTCTTCAAGCTGGTGCTGGTGTTGTTGCTGACAGTCAAAATGAACTAGAGTATTTAGAAGTAGAAAATAAACTAGGTGCTCTTGTGCATTCGCTAGAAGATTTAGACTAAATGAAAAAACTCTTTGCCATATTTGGTGACCCAGTTTCGCACTCTCGCTCTCCACTTATGCACAACTCTGTGTTTAAAAACCTAAACTTTTCTGCCTGCTATACTAGAGTCCATCTTCTTGATGGCTCAAAACTAAAAGAGACTTTTCTTGATTTAGGTCTAAGTGGGGCGAATATAACTGTTCCACATAAAGAAGCAGCATATAAGGCTTGTGACGAAGTTAGAGGGTTTGCAAAAATTGTAGGTGTAGTAAATACAATCATAAATGAAAATGGCATGCTCATTGGCTACAACACTGATGCAGACGGTTTTATGTTCGCCATAAAAGAGTTTGGTGATGTTAAAAGTGTTTTAATTCTTGGTGCCGGTGGAACTGCAAAGGCACTAGCTAGTAGATTTGTCCAAGACAATATTGAAGTTACTGTTTTAAATAGAAGTGCTTCAAGACTTGAATATTTTAAAAATCTAGTCTCTACATGTAGCACTTGGGATGACTTTGAAGTAAAGAGATATGACTTAGTTATAAACACTACTAGTGCTGGATTAAAAGATGAAGAACTACCTGCTCCAAAAGATATAATTGAAAAAGTTTTGAATAATACATCTTTTGTTGCAGATGCAATTTATGGAAAGTTAACACCATTTTTAAAACTAGCACATGAAAAAAATATCATATATAAAGATGGTGCAGATATGCTTCTGGGCCAAGGTGTTCTAGCAAATGAACTTTTTGTAAATGGTGAGTTAAAAACTGAAGATATTAAAACCTACATGTCAAAGAGTTTTAAACTCTAAAACACAAATTAGAGCTAAATACCAAACACTAAAAGAAGTACAGGCAGTAATAGAAGATCTGCAATAATTGCCATAAACATAGCAATCATAGTTAATAAACCAAAATAGATAGTTGGAATAAAATTAGATAACACCAAAATCGAGAACCCTGTCATAATAATGGTTGTTGTATAAAACATTGCTGTTCCTATACTTGCATGTGAGTTAAACATAGATACTTTTGCATCTGCTGTCTCTCTATACTCCAAAGAGTACCGATAGATATAGTGTATGGTATCATCAACAGCTATTCCTATACTAATTGCAGCAATGGTTATTGTCATCATATCCAGTGGTATATCCATCCATCCCATAAAGCCAAATATTACGCTGACAGGGATAGTATTTGCTATTATGGCTATTGTTGCAATTTTAAGACTTTTAAACAGCATTAAAAACATAAAGAAGAGAATTACTACAACTATACCTATAGTTTTTATTTGTGATTCAAAAAGAGACTGAAGCATATTATTGTACATAACTAAAAGATTAGATACTTTATGCTCTTCATACTTCTGATTTAACATACTGTTTAAATCTTTATCTATTTTTTTGATTAGCTGATCTCTTTGTAGATTTGGCATAGAGTCAATTACCCTCGTACTTATTCTTACCTGATTATTTTTTATATCTATATATGGGGATAAAATAATTTTTTTATACTCCTCTGGCAACTCGTTATAAAGAAGTGCTAAAGTTACACCATCCGCCTCTTTACCATCATTTAAAGTTTTTATAACTTCACCCATAGTAGAGAGTGAGAGAACTTTGCCTATTGGCTCAAGAGCATCAAGATAATTATGTACGTCTCTTATCTTCTGCATCTTAGATTGAGTAAACCAATATTGCTCCTTATCATCCTCACTCTCTGCAAACTCACCTGCAAATTCATCTAATTCTTTATCAGACTCTTGAGTATTAACCATAACAGATTTAACTTCATCACTGCTCTCTTTAAATGTCAAAATAACATCAAGGGGTGTAGTTCCCCCAAGCTTTTGGTCAATAATAACCATACCTTTATATATTTGTGTATCTTTTTTAAAATAATCTATAAAACTATTTTCAACTCTAAGTTTACTGGCTCCAGTTACAGAGAATGCGACAAAAACAAATGTAATCATAAGTACTGTTTTCTTATGGTAGTAAGCTACATGTGCTATTTTACTAGTAAAAGGTATGTCAACATTATTAGATTTTTGCATTCTGCATTTGTCGAATAAAATCAATACAATTGGAAATAGAATAAAAGTCATTGATAGTGAGACAACTATCCCAACACTCATCATCCAGCCAAAGTTAATAACAGGTAAAATATTGCTAAATACTAAAGAACTAAATCCTGCTATAGTTGTAATAACTACAAAAAATGATGGTTTTGCCATTGAGAGAACTGTATTTAGAGCTAATTCCATTTGTGTATGATTTGAATTTTCTAAATTTAGTTCTT
This window encodes:
- a CDS encoding serine hydroxymethyltransferase, producing the protein MSFLKEYDSEIFDLCEKELERQTDHLEMIASENFTLPAVMEAMGSVFTNKYAEGYPGKRYYGGCEYADGVEQLAIDRACKLFGCNYANVQPHSGSQANGAVYAGLLKAGDKLLGMDLSHGGHLTHGSKPSFSGQNYHSFTYGVELDGRINYDRVMDIAQIVKPKIIVCGASAYAREIDFKKFREIADAVGAILFADIAHIAGLVAAGEHPSPFPYADVVTTTTHKTLAGPRGGMIMTNDEDIAKKMNSAIFPALQGGPLVHVIAAKAVGFKYNLSAEWKEYAKQVKANAKILGEVMVKRGYDVVSGGTDNHLILVSFVGTEISGKDADIALGNAGITINKNTVPGETRSPFVTSGIRVGSPALTSRGMKEKEFEYIANKMADVLDDINNTQLQATIKEELKALAQNFVIYNQSTY
- a CDS encoding DUF1882 domain-containing protein, with translation MTSMDLKLIKMVSNHYWLKKETVVDKLTYKGRTFYNKFEKVNATLSQAIISQHLKGDITVAHSIVNSHGKVENIVIDYNGRDPERFYHKAQLLLREEGYINFTAYKTKTEGHLHVYIHKGHTTLQEAIQLGKMISMKLAAKQPKQWKMFPSDDIPDEYNILTLPYEVYAKERGASWSKHM
- a CDS encoding SPOR domain-containing protein → MEEKNELNDIILNKGGATAGNKKVVLAVATLGVILIVVVMLMNTLTSNGTDNLPQAVLPPEPQKKQTKAMEEEPLFEEVKVVQDADQNSDSLDKIAKKLKEESQKENTSVIEKDIITKEITKPKTIIKERKKITAKKVPEAKTASSQNYYIQVGSFSKYKPNKKFLDSITNKGFKYKFHEVTRNSKTLNKVLVGPFASEQEAREALRTIRSSIEAGAFLTKI
- a CDS encoding anthranilate synthase component I family protein, with translation MIYSKQFIQDQLAPIAVYAQLKSMFKGEISYLFESAGQSDGNYSFICIGARERLQYIDNQTIYTDATGATHLKDESPFTFLKDYYKKIDTTIYKKATTELKIGYVDGFIGYIGYDMVKVFEPKLNSNMDNLVDELNTPDLDLILPKIILVYSHKNHQLTLVSTLKESAEKFDMIENELKNSYEYIHMKKNIGEDKGSFAHSKEHFFKMVDDSKEMIKSGDVFQILMTNRFTRNIKVDPFSFYRILRTKNPSPYMFLMEYEDFNIVGSSPEVMVRLTNGKLLLRPIAGTRKRGNTRERDKELEIELLHDPKELSEHLMLIDLGRNDVSRVAKTGSVKVEDMMHIERFSHVMHIVSDVTAELDENKDMFDLFMATFTAGTMTGAPKIRAMELIAEYEGLKRGFYSGSVGYFGFDGNMDSAITIRTAMVKEDKVVLQAGAGVVADSQNELEYLEVENKLGALVHSLEDLD
- a CDS encoding shikimate dehydrogenase, whose translation is MKKLFAIFGDPVSHSRSPLMHNSVFKNLNFSACYTRVHLLDGSKLKETFLDLGLSGANITVPHKEAAYKACDEVRGFAKIVGVVNTIINENGMLIGYNTDADGFMFAIKEFGDVKSVLILGAGGTAKALASRFVQDNIEVTVLNRSASRLEYFKNLVSTCSTWDDFEVKRYDLVINTTSAGLKDEELPAPKDIIEKVLNNTSFVADAIYGKLTPFLKLAHEKNIIYKDGADMLLGQGVLANELFVNGELKTEDIKTYMSKSFKL
- a CDS encoding efflux RND transporter permease subunit — protein: MLTSLYKNYLLKYPKVILLFMAIFVTVMALFAIKLEIDASAETLLLEGDKDLKYSREVSKRFKTPDFLVVTYSVEDDLLSEENINNIKLLSSQIKTLEIVESINSIVNVPLLQSPIRPIKELMKDIPTLESPNMDKGLAKNEFLNSAIYKQNLVSEDFKTTALSVNLKRDEKYFNLIDNRDEFLKLKKQRVLTKAEKDNFKNASQKLKNHRDIIREENHQSIVEIRGILSTFESNNAKVKLHLGGVDMIADDMVEFVKYDLKTFGFLIVGLLIVILYILLKKVQWVVIALFICTVSLIVTSGFLGLFGWEITVVSSNYISLQLIMNMSLIVHLIIRYKELNLENSNHTQMELALNTVLSMAKPSFFVVITTIAGFSSLVFSNILPVINFGWMMSVGIVVSLSMTFILFPIVLILFDKCRMQKSNNVDIPFTSKIAHVAYYHKKTVLMITFVFVAFSVTGASKLRVENSFIDYFKKDTQIYKGMVIIDQKLGGTTPLDVILTFKESSDEVKSVMVNTQESDKELDEFAGEFAESEDDKEQYWFTQSKMQKIRDVHNYLDALEPIGKVLSLSTMGEVIKTLNDGKEADGVTLALLYNELPEEYKKIILSPYIDIKNNQVRISTRVIDSMPNLQRDQLIKKIDKDLNSMLNQKYEEHKVSNLLVMYNNMLQSLFESQIKTIGIVVVILFFMFLMLFKSLKIATIAIIANTIPVSVIFGFMGWMDIPLDMMTITIAAISIGIAVDDTIHYIYRYSLEYRETADAKVSMFNSHASIGTAMFYTTTIIMTGFSILVLSNFIPTIYFGLLTMIAMFMAIIADLLLLPVLLLVFGI